A part of Drosophila ananassae strain 14024-0371.13 chromosome 2R, ASM1763931v2, whole genome shotgun sequence genomic DNA contains:
- the LOC6507385 gene encoding nucleosome-remodeling factor subunit NURF301 isoform X3: MSGRGSRKRGRPPKTPNERTSGRFDYKLLKKPKYLSEGKSQPSTPSASRGISPQSDEGSRSSNNNHNRSSRGSAASKRGRGRKSNVQANTSSYSGRKGYESEYHYGSDFGDSEEEKSDNEDDMLLTPSDDESLDAANESESEFSVCSFNQNGGVGRPSRPPSPEPVWLQEGRQYAALNLPDSSEDLSLPNTHVLRALSIYEVLRRFRHLVRLSPFRFEDFAAAMACDEQSALLTDVHIMLLKAILREEDAQGTHFGPLDQKDTVNISLYLIDAITWPEVLRSYVESDKSFDRNVYHILSRTEYPYTSVENRLEVLQFLADQFLTANSVRDVMLQEGPIHYDDHCRVCHRLGDLLCCETCPAVYHLECVDPPMNDVPTEDWQCGLCRSHKVTGVVDCVLPQEKQGVLIRHDSLGVDRHGRRYWFIARRIFVEDQTDCTCWYYSTTSKLKLLLKRLDAEELEPRLHAQICERREEIERQMKLTETLTNEHKHSKRSIIEMEQEATNEILDKDAGAEEDDEEAKSDEAAKKTEETKMVTRQKTTQMNNGTLYFKLGMEQGFKNYVNQYSSNTIALNKPQRNEERDKRRHLSHKFSLTTASDFKWIGITMGSTENMITTLRQTLISFESNIAASFLNPNWVINKKVWNAAVMNARRATDFAAVLMLFQASLKSVVFANVWHEQLGHTSLQRITSAEREERKKLEKREKRERDDEEERNRLAFNYIKYSLGLKHQVWKQKGEEYRVHGQWGWLWLSSSRRCGVRARRAQPLTHNRIYVHYTMGAEEAAVNEIVLVDPRTQLFMQQCETSNVDGQVCHYLPEQYTNVKVIEDVKDKVKGHIDVSRALTTPGRTYYPKVARKSRLDDLLERRVKLAEVEEQIASKVAADVKPLVISAPNPANAHQTYLEKRLLRLTEAAVKGGPANVNLELVNSLAKQIQTVRLQFSQLNRFAKTFGCYTKECNTNSNAVSQITQNTCYSPLCLQKARAKKELLLLLRKAHTAGNGSKETVAAILGAVKKPSILEQKLTEGKRESTQLAADESEDGKGPESEAPLDLLQDWEQARAHAVTFSDLFLSECLQLETDAAGNPKIKEEDDPSTGSTTTAGDSNTQDSDKMDFIESMDVCSNVEVESTEDSIVAGLNAASGAAAEDTDTAPGWRRKRNQKSKKAYIGTKDVLDQTLDKDIPLNKQNRRFPINARPIKREPVKKYEREYFENGSERVYSTKSASGRVYLISDSAKLYEQAVKSEDKSTPVVKKASYSRYPLISNFLTHKKKRSLLVLPRYELLKLARLGGKSTANGFHHGAKNNSIWQYQCSRPLFRTCWAYRTSNATTLSSLALQLRILWTCLRWDDMIAKPPSTDGKHQVTTDTEIVTLELLKLRHAGRYGEKTSYLRRKVVIPLEMPKTIREVTSIRSGLRKRKRAESPQPTEPQISEEWVEEDKLELWEIKFMGEKQEKARLSTVTRSVASRQLEASGGSLAGTSTNGTTIGVGGRIQLAPKTSEDVKEKMEQQLKLQRAVHQQRKVVGAGDITRSVTPVKGQVIGSRRVIVKNPDGTTRIIQQAVTQVARSSAAGNSATATSSPTVSNASSTQTNPSSTPHKVQIIRGPDGKVSVRGLNPGQQLVQMPDGKLHVLTTTPASNANTPGNKVNKVIKTVSATSSPAVSGATAATSASGTPVIKQIAVKHVAKTPGAQAIATSQRVALPIAQIKNKLLLAQQQQSSASTSGTSSPAVQKIVSKVVSTTPGQNLQQVFQVQSGSKLVVGQNAQGQKVIISTSSAQQQVASPVQQQQQQQIVQTQVLAQPVQQSPQQQTQQISVNQVGAQPTQKVIQQIVNTSNVQQQIVLGGQRIILSPGQTIVTQRNVPQSQALQMVQQQIQTQQQQQQQQQQVVAQPQQQFVVQTNQVVSSPSTQTKLVKQLVVQQQQAVQPAAEEKPQVNSTGEAGETAMQQVLVPNSTLAQQLAQGKLQVATVNGQQVIVKPLGNNQAQIVAHIKHQGDGNAHIVTNNAAPQASPQNSPVKQQQQQQTITAQSPQQQVVIQQQQQQIAQPAATNFDCSSSSVVAQAVTGQTPAMSVEESLLQNQPPGTVIKCVTAQVLQTEHGPRIVLQGLVGNDFTAQQLQLVQTQVKQQLMKAQESNGKLGVLGPTKIYLAVQPETTNQSQPPPLTPVHQSAAHQQTNIDSDAAALTTTYEASPTIRINSINSAVSSEQEHSTSAQTDKTNITINHKPSVGTPPLLEGLEPNESMAVEDHNASATGPADGEAGLEEDKQGDGDGEGDGDGFVVTSGYIQESINNALKQGNLSPELEEKLVNMRKHQQDQQDDWELSSRGSATDDGITPSRRRTISRQQNDDTEWKVRAPSRRPNAMTTSNQFNRTIKKTRRQTEEVSDLGEPKQTQLDRHKEMLKKTILRKRSLLERNLQNEIRDEVQTKVQRHVRPMSVASPDEHSENERSFSDRRSESNSELKRSEPNAQNSRIGVGRPKKMIRKKEKLYCVCRTPYDDTKFYVGCDLCSNWFHGDCVNISEEASKKLSEFICTDCKKARETQQLYCSCRQPYDESQFYICCDKCQDWFHGRCVGILQSEAEFIDEYVCPECQRKTDANAANMKILTSNEIDELKIVIKAIQSHKSAWPFMEPVDPDEAPDYYKVIKEPMDLKQMESKLESNAYTKLAEFIGDMTKIFDNCRYYNPKESSFYKCAEALESYFVQKIKTFRENVLGQSN; the protein is encoded by the exons ATGAGTGGACGCGGCAGCCGCAAGCGCGGTCGTCCGCCAAAGACGCCCAACGAACGGACGTCCGGCCGTTTCGACTACAAGCTTCTCAAGAAGCCCAAGTATCTCAGCGAGGGAAAGTCGCAGCCGAGCACACCGTCCGCCTCGCGCGGCATCTCGCCCCAGAGCGACGAGGGCAGCCGGAGCAGTAACAACAATCACAACCGCAGCAGTCGGGGCAGTGCCGCCTCGAAGCGGGGACGCGGCCGCAAATCGAATGTTCAGGCCAACACCAGCAGCTACTCGGGCCGAAAAG GCTATGAATCCGAATACCACTACGGGTCGGACTTTGGTGACTCCGAGGAGGAGAAGTCGGACAACGAGGATGACATGCTACTCACGcccagcgacgacgagagccTGGACGCCGCCAACGAGAGCGAGTCCGAGTTCTCCGTGTGCAGCTTCAACCAGAACGGCGGCGTCGGTCGTCCGTCACGACCGCCCAGCCCCGAGCCCGTTTGGCTGCAGGAGGGGCGGCAGTACGCGGCTCTCAACCTGCCCGACTCGTCCGAGGACCTATCCTTACCCAATACTCACGTCCTGCGCGCCCTCAGTATTTACGAAGTGCTGCGTCGCTTCCGGCACCTGGTGCGCCTCTCGCCCTTCCGGTTCGAGGACTTTGCCGCCGCAATGGCCTGCGACGAACAGAGCGCCCTACTGACCGACGTCCACATAATGCTGCTGAAGGCGATCCTGCGCGAGGAGGACGCCCAGGGCACGCACTTCGGGCCGCTGGATCAGAAGGACACGGTCAATATCAGTCTGTACCTCATTGACGCCATCACGTGGCCGGAGGTGCTGCGCAGCTACGTGGAGAGCGACAAGTCCTTCGACCGCAACGTCTATCACATTCTAAGTCGGACAGAGTATCCTTATACCAGCGTGGAGAATCGGCTGGAGGTGCTTCAGTTCTTGGCGGATCAGTTCCTGACCGCCAACTCGGTGCGCGACGTTATGCTCCAGGAGGGGCCCATACACTACGACGACCATTGTCGGGTCTGCCATCGCCTGGGGGATCTGCTGTGCTGCGAGACCTGTCCTGCCGTCTATCACCTGGAGTGCGTCGACCCGCCCATGAACGATGTGCCCACCGAGGACTGGCAGTGCGGGCTGTGCCGCTCCCACAAGGTCACCGGGGTGGTGGACTGCGTGCTGCCGCAGGAGAAGCAGGGCGTGCTCATCCGGCACGACAGCCTGGGTGTCGACCGGCATGGACGACGGTATTGGTTCATTGCCCGCCGCATCTTTGTCGAGGATCAGACGGACTGCACCTGCTGGTACTACAGCACGACGAGCAAGCTGAAGCTGCTGCTGAAGCGCTTGGACGCGGAGGAGTTGGAACCGCGACTGCACGCCCAGATATGCGAGCGCCGGGAGGAGATCGAGCGCCAAATGAAGCTGACAGAGACGCTCACCAACGAGCACAAGCACTCCAAGCGCAGCATCATCGAGATGGAACAAGAGGCTACTAACGAGATACTGGATAAGGATGCTGGCGcggaggaggacgacgaggaggCCAAGTCCGATGAGGCGGCCAAGAAGACCGAGGAAACAAAGATGGTGACGCGCCAGAAAACCACACAGATGAACAACGGGACGCTGTACTTCAAGCTGGGCATGGAGCAGGGATTCAAGAACTATGTGAACCAGTACTCCAGCAACACCATCGCCCTGAACAAGCCGCAGCGCAACGAGGAGCGCGACAAGCGCCGCCATCTCTCCCACAAGTTCTCCCTGACCACCGCCTCGGACTTCAAGTGGATCGGCATCACCATGGGCTCCACGGAGAACATGATCACCACCCTCAGACAGACTCTGATAAGCTTCGAGTCGAACATAGCGGCCTCCTTCCTCAATCCCAACTGGGTGATCAACAAGAAGGTCTGGAATGCGGCCGTCATGAATGCCCGCCGTGCCACCGACTTTGCCGCCGTGCTGATGCTCTTCCAGGCGTCCCTCAAGAGCGTGGTCTTCGCCAACGTCTGGCACGAGCAGCTGGGCCACACCAGCCTGCAGCGCATCACCAGCGCCGAGCGGGAGGAGCGCAAAAAGCTGGAGAAGCGCGAGAAGCGTGAAcgcgacgacgaggaggagcgCAATCGCCTGGCCTTCAACTACATCAAGTACTCGCTGGGCCTCAAGCACCAGGTGTGGAAGCAGAAGGGCGAGGAGTACCGGGTGCACGGCCAGTGGGGATGGTTGTGGCTCTCGAGCAGCCGGCGCTGCGGAGTGCGTGCCCGTCGCGCCCAGCCGCTGACCCACAACCGGATCTACGTCCACTACACCATGGGGGCGGAGGAGGCGGCCGTCAATGAGATCGTGCTGGTGGATCCCCGCACCCAGCTGTTCATGCAGCAGTGTGAGACGAGCAATGTGGATGGCCAGGTGTGCCACTACCTGCCGGAGCAGTACACCAACGTGAAGGTTATCGAGGACGTCAAGGACAAGGTGAAGGGCCACATCGATGTGAGCCGGGCGCTCACGACTCCCGGCCGCACCTACTACCCCAAGGTGGCCCGCAAGAGCCGGCTGGACGATCTGCTGGAGCGTCGCGTGAAGCTGGCCGAGGTGGAGGAGCAGATAGCCAGCAAAGTGGCGGCGGACGTCAAGCCACTGGTGATCTCCGCCCCGAATCCGGCCAATGCCCATCAGACGTACTTGGAGAAGCGCCTGCTCCGCCTCACCGAGGCCGCCGTCAAGGGCGGGCCGGCCAACGTGAACCTGGAGCTGGTCAACTCGCTGGCCAAGCAGATCCAGACAGTGCGGCTGCAGTTCAGCCAGCTGAACCGCTTCGCCAAGACCTTCGGCTGCTACACGAAGGAGTGCAACACGAACTCCAACGCCGTCTCCCAGATCACCCAGAACACCTGCTACTCGCCGCTGTGCCTCCAGAAAGCCCGTGCCAAAAAGGAgctcctcctgctgctgcGCAAGGCGCACACCGCGGGCAACGGCTCCAAGGAGACGGTCGCCGCCATTCTGGGCGCTGTTAAGAAGCCCTCGATTTTGGAACAGAAGCTCACCGAGGGCAAGCGGGAGAGCACTCAGTTGGCGGCCGATGAATCGGAGGACGGAAAGGGCCCCGAGTCCGAGGCGCCGCTTGATCTGCTGCAGGACTGGGAGCAGGCGCGGGCGCATGCCGTCACCTTCAGCGACCTGTTCCTGAGCGAGTGCCTGCAGCTGGAGACGGACGCCGCCGGCAACCCGAAAATCAAGGAGGAGGACGATCCCAGTACCGGCAGCACCACCACGGCCGGCGACTCCAACACGCAGGACTCGGACAAGATGGACTTCATCGAGAGCATGGACGTGTGCAGCAACGTGGAGGTTGAGAGCACCGAGGACTCTATAGTGGCCGGCCTGAACGCGGCCAGTGGTGCCGCGGCCGAGGACACCGACACGGCGCCGGGGTGGCGGCGAAAGCGCAACCAGAAGTCCAAGAAGGCCTACATCGGCACCAAGGACGTCCTGGACCAGACCCTGGACAAGGATATTCCGCTGAACAAGCAGAACCGAAGGTTCCCCATCAACGCCCGGCCGATCAAGCGGGAGCCCGTAAAGAAGTACGAACGGGAGTATTTCGAGAACGGGTCGGAGCGCGTCTACTCCACCAAGTCGGCGAGCGGCCGGGTCTACCTCATCAGCGACTCGGCCAAGTTGTACGAGCAGGCGGTGAAGAGCGAGGACAAGTCCACGCCCGTCGTCAAGAAGGCCTCCTACTCCCGCTATCCGCTCATCTCGAACTTCCTCACCCACAAGAAGAAGCGCAGCCTTCTCGTCCTGCCGCGCTACGAGCTGTTGAAGCTGGCCCGGCTCGGCGGCAAGTCAACAGCCAATGGCTTCCACCACGGGGCCAAGAACAACTCCATCTGGCAGTACCAGTGCTCGCGTCCGCTCTTCCGGACGTGCTGGGCCTATCGCACCTCCAACGCCACCACCCTGTCCAGCCTGGCCCTGCAGCTGCGCATCCTGTGGACGTGCCTGCGCTGGGACGACATGATCGCGAAGCCGCCGTCCACGGATGGCAAGCATCAGGTGACGACGGACACCGAGATCGTGACGCTGGAGTTACTGAAGCTTCGCCACGCCGGCCGCTATGGCGAGAAGACCAGCTACTTGCGTCGAAAGGTTGTCATTCCACTGGAGATGCCAAAGACCATAAGAG AAGTCACATCCATCCGCTCTGGCTTGCGGAAACGGAAGCGGGCTGAGTCTCCCCAGCCTACGGAGCCCCAGATCAGCGAGGAGTGGGTCGAGGAGGACAAGCTGGAACTCTGGGAGATCAAGTTCATGGGCGAGAAGCAGGAGAAGGCGCGCCTCTCGACCGTGACGCGATCGGTGGCTTCCCGCCAACTGGAGGCCAGTGGCGGCAGTCTGGCGGGCACTTCCACCAATGGCACCACCATCGGAGTGGGCGGACGCATCCAGCTGGCGCCCAAGACCAGCGAGGACGTCAAGGAGAAGATGGAGCAGCAACTGAAGCTGCAACGGGCCGTGCATCAGCAGCGCAAGGTGGTCGGTGCGGGCGACATTACTCGTTCAGTGACTCCGG TTAAGGGACAGGTCATTGGAAGCCGGCGGGTCATAGTCAAGAATCCGGACGGCACGACGCGGATCATTCAGCAGGCGGTGACGCAGGTGGCGCGGTCTTCGGCGGCGGGAAATTCGGCCACGGCCACATCCTCGCCCACTGTTTCCAACGCCTCCAGCACGCAGACTAACCCGTCCTCCACTCCCCACAAGGTGCAGATCATACGGGGGCCGGACGGCAAGGTGAGCGTGCGTGGCCTGAATCCCGGGCAGCAGCTGGTCCAGATGCCGGACGGCAAGCTGCACGTCCTGACCACCACACCCGCCTCCAATGCCAACACGCCAG gAAACAAAGTGAACAAGGTCATCAAGACGGTATCTGCGACGTCGTCGCCGGCGGTGTCAGGTGCTACTGCAGCTACATCGGCCTCCGGAACTCCTGTGATCAAGCAGATCGCGGTGAAGCACGTGGCCAAGACGCCCGGGGCTCAGGCCATAGCCACGTCGCAGCGGGTGGCGCTGCCGATCGCACAAATCAAGAACAAGTTGCTGCTGGCCCAACAGCAACAGTCGTCCGCCTCCACGTCCGGCACATCGTCGCCGGCGGTGCAGAAGATAGTGTCCAAGGTGGTGAGCACGACGCCGGGCCAGAACCTGCAGCAGGTGTTCCAGGTGCAGTCCGGCTCGAAGCTGGTGGTGGGTCAGAATGCCCAGGGCCAGAAGGTAATCATATCCACCTCGTCGGCGCAACAACAGGTCGCGTCGCCggtgcaacagcagcagcagcagcagatcgTGCAGACGCAAGTCCTGGCCCAGCCGGTCCAGCAGTCGCCCCAGCAGCAGACCCAACAGATCTCAGTCAACCAGGTAGGAGCTCAGCCAACACAAAAGGTAATCCAACAAATCGTCAACACCAGTAACGTACAACAGCAGATAGTGTTGGGCGGCCAGCGGATTATCCTGAGTCCCGGCCAGACAATAGTGACCCAAAGGAATGTGCCCCAGAGTCAAGCACTCCAAATGGTCCAGCAGCAGATTCAGacccaacagcagcagcagcaacaacagcagcaggtgGTGGCCCAGCCCCAGCAGCAGTTTGTTGTCCAAACGAATCAGGTCGTCTCCTCGCCCAGCACCCAGACCAAGTTGGTCAAGCAGCTGGtggtgcagcagcagcaggctgTCCAGCCGGCGGCGGAGGAGAAGCCGCAGGTCAATAGCACTGGCGAGGCGGGGGAGACTGCCATGCAGCAGGTTCTGGTGCCCAACTCGACGCTGGCCCAGCAGCTGGCGCAGGGCAAGCTCCAGGTGGCCACCGTCAATGGTCAGCAAGTTATCGTGAAGCCACTGGGCAACAACCAGGCGCAGATTGTGGCCCACATCAAACACCAGGGCGATGGCAACGCACACATCGTGACCAACAACGCCGCCCCGCAGGCCAGTCCCCAGAACTCGCCCGtcaagcaacagcagcagcagcagaccATCACTGCCCAGAGCCCCCAACAGCAGGTGGTCatccagcagcaacaacagcagatCGCACAGCCGGCGGCCACCAACTTCGACTGCAGTAGCTCGTCCGTGGTGGCGCAGGCTGTCACCGGCCAGACGCCGGCCATGAGTGTGGAGGAGAGTCTGCTGCAGAACCAGCCGCCGGGAACAGTGATTAAGTGCGTCACCGCCCAGGTGCTGCAGACGGAGCACGGGCCGCGCATCGTTCTCCAGGGTCTGGTGGGCAACGACTTTACCGcgcagcagctgcagctggtgcAGACGCAGGTGAAGCAGCAGCTGATGAAGG CCCAAGAATCGAACGGCAAGCTAGGCGTGCTCGGGCCAACCAAGATATATTTGGCCGTGCAGCCGGAAACCACCAACCAGTCGCAACCACCCCCGCTAACCCCAGTCCACCAGTCAGCCGCGCACCAACAA ACCAACATCGACAGCGACGCCGCTGCGCTAACAACCACATACGAAGCCAGTCCAACCATTAGAATTAATTCAATAAACAGTGCCGTGAGCAGTGAGCAGGAGCATAGTACAAGTGCACAAACTGACAAAACTAATATAACCATTAACCACAAGCCTTCTGTCGGTACTCCTCCCCTGTTAGAGGGCCTAGAACCCAACGAGTCAATGGCAGTAGAAGATCATAACGCATCGGCAACCGGACCGGCAGACGGAGAGGCGGGATTAGAGGAGGATAAGCAgggcgacggcgacggcgaGGGCGATGGTGACGGCTTTGTTGTCACCAGCGGTTACATACAAGAAT CTATCAACAATGCTCTCAAGCAGGGCAATCTCAGCCCGGAACTTGAGGAGAAACTCGTCAACATGCGAAAGCATCAACAAGACCAACAGGACGACTGGGAGCTCTCTTCGAGGGGAAGTGCCACCGATGACGGCATCACCCCCAGTCGCAGGCGCACTATATCACGCCAGCAGAACGATGACACGGAGTGGAAAGTTCGAGCTCCGTCCCGGCGTCCAAATGCGATGACCACCAGCAACCAATTCAATAGAACCATCAAGAAGACTCGCAGGCAGACCGAGGAGGTGTCAGATCTGGGAGAGCCCAAGCAAACGCAGTTGGATCGCCACAAGGAAATGCTCAAGAAGACCATTTTGCGCAAGAGGTCGCTGCTAGAGAGGAATCTCCAAAACGAGATACGCGACGAGGTGCAGACCAAAGTGCAGCGCCACGTTCGTCCCATGAGTGTGGCTTCGCCGGACGAGCACAGCGAAAACGAGCGTAGCTTCTCCGATCGACGTTCCGAGTCAAACTCGGAATTAAAAAG GTCGGAGCCCAATGCCCAAAACAGCAGGATTGGAGTGGGTAGGCCCAAGAAAATGATACGGAAAAAGGAGAAATTGTACTGCGTTTGCCGCACGCCATATGATGACACAAA GTTCTATGTGGGCTGCGACTTGTGCAGCAATTGGTTCCACGGCGATTGTGTAAATATTAGCGAGGAGGCCTCAAAAAAACTCTCGGAATTCATTTGCACCGATTGCAAGAAGGCCAGGGAGACCCAACAGCTCTACTGCAGCTGTCGCCAGCCGTACGATGAGTCGCAGTTCTATATATGCTGTGACAAGTGCCAGGACTGGTTCCACGGCCGGTGCGTCGGTATCCTGCAGAGCGAGGCCGAGTTCATAGATGAGTACGTCTGCCCGGAGTGCCAGAGGAAGACGGATGCCAATGCTGCCAACATGAAGATCCTCACATCCAATGAGATTGACGAGCTGAAGATTGTAATCAAGGCAATCCAG TCGCATAAAAGTGCTTGGCCATTTATGGAGCCGGTTGATCCGGATGAAGCACCCGACTACTACAAAGTAATTAAAGAGCCAATGG ATCTCAAACAGATGGAAAGTAAACTCGAATCGAATGCCTACACCAAGTTAGCCGAATTTATTGGCGATATGACTAAAATCTTTGACAACTGCCGCTACTACAACCCAAAAGAATCATCCTTTTACAAATGTGCCGAGGCACTGGAGTCGTACTTTGtgcaaaaaatcaaaactttCCGCGAAAACGTTTTGGGCCAAAGTAATTAA